Within Alteromonas sp. LMIT006, the genomic segment TTTGGATGAGCTTGAGGATCTGTTCCAAAATGCCTGTATTCTGTGATAAATGGAACTTGAATTTGTCAGTAGTGGTCGCAGTTAATGGATGCGAGATAAAGTTTTTGATGTACTTTGGCATCTCAGTGACTTTTAATACAAAATCCACTGAGCCCGTGTTTATCGCATTTTGTGGCATGCCATTAAATTGTGCTTCTTCAGGATCTTGTGCAATGACCATCGCACCAGCTTCTTTTAATGCCTGAATGCCTCGACAGCCATCTGAACCAGTCCCGGATAAGATAATACCAACCGCTTTATTTTGGGAATCTTCTGCAAGAGTCCTAAAAAACTCATTGATGGGTAAGTTGATGCGATTGTCAGGTGGCAGTTCAGACAAGTAAATCTTACCATCAGTTACTCGCATAAGTTTACCGGCAGGAATCAAATAGACAGTGTCGGCAAGTAACGTTTCACCTTCAGTCGCTTGATGCGTTGGCATGTTCGTATGCTTTTTGAGGAGTTCATCCATCATACTCTTGAAGTCGGGTGACAAATGTTGCACCACAACAAAAGCACAACCCAAATCATCGGGTAATGCATCAAATAAACTTTCTAAAGCCTCGAGACCACCAGCTGAAGCCCCGATAGCGACAATGTGAGAAGGGGTGTTGCCTGAACGAGATTCATCTTGCATCGATATATCCATAATTCATCTTTTCATTTATGTATTTAAAATAGCACACGAGCACAAACCATTCACTATTCAAGAAGTAAATATTCTAATTGTCACAGCGGCATCCTAGTGTTGCGGTATCCTTGTGTTGCAACATCGTGGAGTATTCCAGCAGCGTCGGTTGATCATCGCCAAACAACATGATGGTGTGTCCTTTTAATTATCGTTTAGTATAGTCAAAATGTTTAATATTAGTGGGAATTTTTTGGAGAGTTGTGATCGCCATGGGGACGCTAAAGATAAATGTCGAACCCACACCAACGATCGATGAAACCTTGATTTCACCTCCCATTAATTCTGCGATACTTTTACAAATCGCTAAACCCAAGCCGGTCCCACCAAAGTGGCGAGTGGTTGACTCATCAGCTTGTTTAAAGGGTTCAAAAATCGAATTCAACTTGGCAGCAGGGATGCCAATGCCTGTATCTTTTACACTAAAAGATACATTTTCTGTATCGCCAGAAATACGCAATAAAACGGCGCCTGTTTGAGTAAACTTGATGGCATTTGCCAAAAAGTTATTGAGAACTTGGTTGATCCTGATGGGGTCTGTACTGCGTTTAGGGTTAAAGCCTGGTGAGATTTCAATATCGAGCTTTAATGGTTTTTGTAGTTGTAATTTAAACTTATCAATAGCCTTTTTGCCTAAGTCGGTAATGTCGACAGCGATACTTTCAAGTGCCATTTCATGGGAGTCAATTTTAGATAAGTCGAGAATATCATTAATCAGCGAGAGGAGATCGTTTGACGACTGCATGGCCATTTCGATGAGACTTTGCGAGTCTGCATCCAAATCATAACTTTGTAGGATTTGTAATGCACCCATAATCGTATTCATTGGAGTGCGGATTTCGTGACTCATATTGGCTAAAAAACGGGTGCGAGCATTCGTCGCATCCTGTGCCTTAATCATATTTTCTTGTGCAAGCGTAGCCTGATTGACAATTTCTTGCTGGATTATTTCACTTTCAGTGGTATCTACACAGGTTCCGACGATACGAAAATTTTGTCCAGTTTCATCGATGTAAAACCGAGCATTGATTTTGATAAATGCGATACGGCCGAGTGCCGTCATTATTCTAGAGGTAATCAGGAGGGTGTTATTTTCCAACAATCCTTTACTACCCTGGTTAAAATTATCAATGAATTCCTTGCGATCCTCTGGGTGGATCATATCTACCCATGAACTAAAACCTCGAATATCATGAGCTGAGACGACATCAAAAAGCACAAACATAGAATCATCCCAATACAACTTATCGCTTGCAACATGATAATCCCATGTACCGGTATTGGATGCGTAAAGGGCAAGATTCACGCGTTCACGGAAAAACGCACTTTCCTCTTGTTCTTTTATTTCTAATGTTACATCTTGAGCCGTACCAAATCGTCTGTGGATTACCCCATCGACAAATTCACCGGTCATAGACAGTTTGATTTTTTTTTGTTTATTTTTTGCTGTGCGGATTGTGGTAATCAGTTCAAAGGGTTTTTGAAATCTTTCCAACTGCTTCAAGGCACTAGTGATTTTTTCCATATCATCGGCATTGAAAAAAATCGAGTGTTGTTCGATGACTGGGGAGTAATTCTCAATATCACAGTCAAATACTTGATACATTCCCTGCGACCACAACATCTCACCAGACACATAGTTAAATTCAAAGGAACCCAGTCTTTGTGAATCTTCTATGAACTTATTAAGTTGTGATTGAGGTTGCATTAAATCCATTTGCTTATCTGCTTAATTGTGACTTAATTCATCGACGCTAACCGCACATAATTCAGCAAACGTTTCAAGAAAAAACTCGACTTCAGGCATGTCTTCAGCAAAGTTTTGAATCATTATTGATAAGCGTTGAGCGACATGATCAAACTCGTGATTGCCAAATCGAAGTTCGTCTTTTGCTTTGAGATAAGCTGAGAGTAAATCTGCCGCTTTAACAATTTGCTTGTATTCTGGGTCCACATTATTTTGGATCAATAAAGAATCGAATAACGGTTGTAATTTAGGGGGTAATGTTGCCAGACATTCTTGCTCAGCAAGCGCTTCGAGTTTTTTGAATTCAGCCGTGAGGGCAGGATTATGGTATTTGGTTACGTGGTTGATATCTTGAAGTTTGGTTTCCGAAACCTCATGGTAGAGTGCGGTTGTTGCGACCTTGTCAGGATTAATATTACCGCCGAAATACGTGTTTCGGATGACCGCAAGCAGATGTGCAATCACAGCAACTTGGTGTGAATGCTCTGCGACATTCTCAGACTTTATGCTGTGCATCAATGCCCAACGCTTGATTAATGGCATTCGCAAAATCCAAGCTAAAAAAGCACTTTGCTGCTTCATCATGTTACTTAACCTTGTTGATAAGTAGAAAAGAAACGTTCAAGTCGAGAAAAAGCGGAAGATAAGACATCAGTATGTGGTAAGAACACTAACCTAAAATAGCATCCTTCGTTCAAATTAAAAGCTCGGCCGTGGACTAAAAGCATTTTTTCTTCTTGCAGTAAATCAAAAATCATTTGTTCGTCATTACGTATTCTGAATTTTTCAGCATCGACACGAGCGAATGCATACAAAGCTCCCATTGGTTTAACACAGGTTATACCTTCGATCTGGTTGAGCTTGTCATACGCCATGTTACGCTGTTGCAATAAACGCCCACCATCGTGTACCAGATCATTTATCGATTGGTAACCACCTAAAGCCGTTTGAATGGCATGTTGGCAAGGAACATTGGCACACATACGCATTGAAGATAGCATATTAAGACCATTAATATACTCACGAGCAATTCGCTTATTTCCCGATACCACTAACCAGCCAGCCCGAAAACCGGCAACGCGATAATTCTTTGATAAACCTGAGAAGGTGACCATAAACAAGTCATCTGCTAACGATGCAATACACGTATGCTGCGCCTCGTCATATAAGATTTTGTCATAGATTTCATCACTAAAGATGACCAAGTTATGCTCTCTGGCAATATCGATGATCGATAATAGTAATTCTTTGGAATACACCGCACCGGTCGGGTTGTTTGGATTGATTAACACAATGGCTTTCGTGTTGGCTGTGATTTTCCCGCGAATATCATCCAAATCCGGGAACCAACCCGCTTGCTCATCACAGCGATAATGCACAGGTGTGCCAGATGAAAGACTGACCGCCGCGGTCCATAGAGGATAATCTGGTGCAGGCAACAACACTTCGTCGCCGGTGTCGAGTAAAGCTTGCATTGACATCATAATCATTTCACTGACGCCATTACCAATAAAGACATCCTGAGCCGAAATGCCCATGACAGCCTTTTGTTGATAATATTGCATTACAGCTACTTTGGCAGCGTAAATCCCAGTTGCTTCCGAGTAGCCTTGTGCGGAAGGTAAATTATAGATGACGTCTTTTAAAATATCGTCGGGTGCCTCAAAGCCAAATGGGGCAGGGTTACCGATGTTTAATTTGAGGATACGATGACCTTCTTCTTCCATGATTCTGGCTTTTTCATGAATAGGGCCTCGGATGTCATAACAGACGTTATCCAATTTACTGGATTTGTTTACTAACACAATTATTTCGCTCTTGTTTCTGATACGGAAAGAATACCTTACATCACTTGATTTCACTAGTGTTTTTCATAGACAGTAGAAACTTTTCTAGTGCAGAACGGTCTTAGCTAATAGGAGGTATTATATTACCAATTTATTTGGCAGGTTTGACCTTTGCGCGTTAGCCATTGAATCTGGACCAACGATGAGTTCGTTGAGTTAGCGGGTTCCAGATTAGTTCGCTTAGGGAACAACATCGATTTTCATTAGGATATTATCCAATTTGCCGTTATAATGTTAATTGAATGTAAATTAATAGTTAACAGCTGAGGTTCAGATGTCTAGACATTTTGATGAAATGCCAGAAACGGCGATAAGTAAAAGCGGGATATCTCGTGTTATTCCATGTAAAGAACTCGAGCTGGGCGACCCGATAAAGTGGCTTTCTTTGGCTTTGCAAGATTGGCAAAGAGCCCCCATAATATCACTCTTTTATGGGCTTATTTTTGCATTCATACCTTGGGTGATAACCTATTGGGTGGCAATGACTGGGTGGCACCTTGTGATCCTCCCTGCCATAGTATGCTTTATGCTAATTGGTCCGTTTCTTGCCGCTGGTTTATATGATGTGAGCTGGGAAATCGAAAAGCAACATGAGCCTTCGCTGCGTCATTCGCTCCGCGCAATTCGCCGCAACACAGTGAATGAGTGGGCATTTGGTGTGATGCTCATGATCTTTATGGTATTTTGGCTTCGCGTAGCCTCTCTTATTCATGCCTTATATCCCGCCTACTTAGATCCTAATTTTACTAATCTTTTACCCTTTTTAGTTCTGGGTGTGGGCGTGGGGGCAGTGTTTACCGCCATCGTGTTTTTCATTACCGCATTTACACAACCGATTCTCATGGAACGTCAAGTTGACTTAGCGACGGCGGTATTAACGAGCATCAATGCCGTCTGGTTAAATAAAATGCCGATGTTGATTTGGTCAGGTATTATCTTTTCTGCCGTTGCAATTGGCTTCGTTACAGGGTTCTTAGGCTTCATCTTTCTGATGCCGCTGATTGGTTATGCGTCGTGGCATGCTTACATTGATACGATAGAAACCAAGCGCGAGCGTAATTATGAGTAATTTTATTTAATCGAATTGGTGGGCTTACGCTACGGACTTAAATTGACTTTTGAGTAATCCCCAGCGCGCCCACAAGCTATTGGCATTTTGTTGTCATTCACAAAAGACTAGGCACTGATTTACCACTATCAAACTCAAAATTACATATAACCAATTCAAACTGCTCGTGATAACATTGTTTGGTTATAACGTATCTATCTTAATAATGAACTTATCAAATAACACAACTGATATAACGCATAAGAGAGTCTGACAGGTGAGAAACAAAGCTGTTTTTTTTGACCGTGATGGCATAATCAATATCGATAAAGGGTATGTCAGCGATAGCGATGATTTTGAGTTTGTCGATGGTATTCACGCGTTAATACGCCATATTAATAGCAAAAAGTTACAGTGCATTGTAGTGACAAATCAATCTGGCATCGCCCGAGGAATGTATAGCGTTGAGCAATTTAAGCGCTTAACTCAATGGATGTTGGATACTCTGCTGTCTGATGCAGCCATCATTGATGATGTGTACTTTTGCCCACATCATCCAAGCGCAGGAGACACATCAAATACCCGTAAGTGTATTTGTCGTAAACCACAGCCAGGTATGCTGTTTTTTGCGTCGGTAGAACACGACATTGATTTGACCCAATCCATTATGATTGGTGATAGTGAACGCGATATTGAAGCTGCAATAATCGCCAATCTAAAACAGGCAATCTGGGTAACGAGCACTACAGACCCGGTAGCGCTGGAACGTTTGCATTACACCAAAGAGGCTTATCAAGCCGACACGCAGATTACTATCGTGCCGACTGTATCGAGTATTTTAGCTACCTTGCGAATTGACTGAGGTGTTTCATACTGCGATTGAATATCTGCGTATTTAGCTCTTGGTTAATCAAAGCGCCAGTTTGACTTGAAACGGAATAACTCGCCCCATTACTTTCAATGTATGAGATGGAATCGTCGTTAAAAATGACAACGCGATTATCTTCGGTTGTCACATGCCATGGACGTTGTTCACTTTGTATTGGTTTACCGGTTGAATAAGTATCTGATGCTACATTACAGCCCATACTATTCATCAAAGTTGCGGGTATGTCTTCGTTGAGTACCAAGGCAGAATTCATCGATAATGTGCTATAAGCAACACCAAGCTTTTGAGCATCATTCGATGGGCTCAAAATCAATATATTAACGCTTTCTCGGTCAAGTCCTTGCAATGCAGTGCTAATAGAAAGTGCATCGCTGTATATAATATATACAGCATTACTGAATTCTGTTGTCTCCTTAAGGGAAAAAGATCGAATGTTACGGGTAGCAAGATAGGTGTCGGCTGGGACATCCATATAGACATCTATGCCAAAACCAAATAGCAAATCAAACAATACCGGATTAGTCGTTCGTAAATATTGATGATAGAGGTTAGGTAAACCATAGGTCATTGTTTTGATCTGACTTTCAGGCGATGCACTCGAGCGATAATAGGGCGCCTGATTGAGGCTAAACGGTAGTGAATCGGCCGCTAAATGTTCCGTTGCGAAAAATACTAACCAAGGCTTATCGATAGCAACCGGACAGTAAATGGGTTGAGTGGGGTAATTTAAGGCATCAATGGCGAAGGCAAACTGGATTGACTTGCGTTGGTTGTAATCTTCGATATCCAATAATCCATAACGGGATAAAGTCGTTTTTGCAGTTGCGGGATAAGATAATGGAAACATATTATCCTGCTGTACGATAGGTTGATACAGTTTGGCATCAGCCCAGATATGTAAACCATGTGCACCGATAAAACAAGCCAAAAATATACCAATAACAGACTGCTCAATACGTTGTCGACTGAAACGGTCAATTCGTTGCCAGATAGCATTTGCAATGAGCAACTGAAAGCTCAGCCAAACCACAAACAATAAGCCGAAGAATAAAAGCTGCTCCGTCCCAAAGGTTGCCACTTGTTGTACGGTTTCGTCTACCACCAGCTCGGATTCCTGCCACGATATGTGTAATCCAGTGCGATGGTAGAGTAGTGCATCAAAAGCAAGTATGGCTTGTCCAAGGGCGGCAATGGTTGAACTTAACCCTTTGACTAAACGACTGTTGTTGATCAAATAGCACAAAGGAATAATGGCGATCACGAACCCCATAAAGGTCAAAAAACTAACGTGGCCGAGCCAATTCATCACCAAGTAGATTTGTCCAAGGAGAGATTCTGGTAATGGTTCAGCAAAGATATACATAGAGGCGATGACTAAAGCCACTAGAATATTGTAAAAGGCAAACCAATGTCCCCAACTGACTAAGCGAGAGACGCGCTGACGGCGAGGAGATTCTCCAAGAAGCATATTGAAACTATTCCTTAATCGTGCGAATGAGCACTTCACAAAATTGTGTGGCGAGTTTTTGTCTTACCTTCGCATCGACGCGTTGATTAAAAATGTGTGTGAGGGCATCACCTAAAACCATTAATGCAAGGTCGGTTTTGACGTTGTTTTGTTCAAGTACTGCGAGCACCTGCTCAAGTATTTCATTATATTGAGCGTCATTGTATTGGGATTGAACCGGCATTTTTTTACTCTTTGACACAGAATATGTAGAGAATAATACAAAAAACTCCATCATATAAGGATAAATTTTATATAATGTCTCAAAACTAAAGAGCGAATAACGACATCTATGAGTATTTTGATCCATCATTTTGTAATGCATCAATTACGAGCCAATGAGAAGGGTGCCATGAGCTTAGTTCCAAACGCATCTTGTGTTGCACTAAACCAGGCCACAACTACCTTAGCGCAAGAGATTCAGCAAGTGTTTGCGAGTAAACCCAGCAAGGGTATTGGTTCATTTGTGTTAGCAGAATCGCAAGTCGATGTGGAAGATGATGGAACCCCGCCTGAGGCACTTGTCCCGTTTGTTGAATTATTAAGCAACGCTTTCTCATCAGATGATGCTTTTTTGCACATGTCCACTCAAGCTAGTCAGTCGTTGATTACCACAATGGCACAAGATAATATCGTTGAGACCGGCTTTATTGTCTTCAGTCATTACGAGTTTTTAGCAACGGAATATTTGTTTATAGGCATAATCAATACTAAGCAACATGTGGAAGTGAGTGAAGACTTGGAATTGTTGTATTCGGACCATTTGGATATAGCCAAAATGCAACTTGCGCTGCGCATAGATTTGACGGCTTGGAAAGTCCAACCAGAACAAGAGCGATACATCAGTTTTATTAAAGGTCGTATGGGGCGCAAGGTGTCTGACTTTTTTATGCGTTTCTTACAATGTGAAGAAAAAGTCGATGTCAAACAGCAAAATCAACAGTTATTAACAACAGTTGAAACTTACCTGGCCGAAGAGTCGCTGTCGGTTGATGAAAAAAATACGTCACTAGCTGAAGTCCAAGACTACTACAAAAAGCAAATCAACAGTGGCAATAATATAAAAGTTTCTGACCTTGCCGATGTGCTACCAAAACGTGTAGACGAAAACGAAGTGGCTGATTTTAGTGTCTTTGCTGCGCATCTTGAAACTCCGTTAGAACCTGAGTTTCAGCCAGATGGTGCAGCAGTTCGCAAGCTGGCGCGTTTTTCTGGACAAGGTGGTGGCGTAACGGTTGCCTTTGACCGCAAGTTACTTGGAGATAAGGTACACTATGACCCGGTAACTGATACATTGGTGATCAAAGGAATTCCACCCAATTTGAAAGATCAACTAACTAAAGCGCAAGATTAAGGTAGACCATGCAATTATTTGTGAACGACTTAACGGTGATGGACTTTTCGTACCTGTGCCCAGAGCGAGGAATGGTGGGTGAGAGTTGGATCGTTGATGTCGAGTTAGATGGTGATTTGAACGAAGAAAGTATGATCCAAGATTTTGCTATCGTAAAAAAGCAGCTTAAGTCATTAATCGATCAATATGTTGATCATAAGCTCCTTATTCCAGTTGAGCATGAATTTACCAAGGTTGTTAGAGATTTACCAGACGAGTTAGTCAGGGTGGATTTTGTGCGACCAGAACAAAAATCAATACATTTGACATGTCCTGCAGATGCTTATGCGTTCATTTATGCAAACACCATTACCATGGCATCTGTCGGCGAATATTTGCAAGATATCTTAGCGATTCATCTACCCAATAACGTGGCTGGAATTAATCTGTCGCTGAGAACTGAACACATCCCAACTGCGTTTTATCATTACACGCATGGACTAAAAAAGCACGACGGTAATTGCCAGCGCATCGCCCACGGTCACCGCTCCAAAATCCATATTTATTACAATGATCAGAATCAGCCAGAAGCTGAGGCGCATTGGGCTTCTCGTTGGGCTGACATTTACATTGGCACACGTGAAGATGAAGTAATGTGTGATCAATTGTCGCAATATTACCCAGAGATAAGTGATGTAACCCATGTTGCTTTTCGCTATACCGCGTCGCAAGGTGATTTTGAATTAGCTATCCCACGGAGTGAATGTGAAGTCATTGAGTTAGATACGACGGTTGAATGCCTGGCTCAGTATGTGTTGACTGAAGAGCAAGCTCGAAGTGGTCAAGCCAAGGTCACCGTTATGGCGTTTGAAGGTGTAGGGAAGGGAGCCAAAATCAGCACTTTGAGTTAAAGAGAATAGTCTTTTCAGTCAGGACCCTTGCTCTTATCAGAATGTTTATTCCCTTAAAATAATTGTGGTTTTATTCGCATTTAAATAGAAATCCAAGTATAATCGCTTGCTATATTATTGCTCTGGATTTGCGTTCCAGCCCCGCAAGGAAAAACACATGACACAATATATTGTTTGCGCAATGTACAAATTTGTTGCGCTTGAAAACTTCAAAGAAATGCGTCAGCCACTGCTCGATGTAATGCTACAAAATCACATAAAAGGTACCTTGTTACTCGCATCGGAAGGCATTAACGGTACGATCTCAGGCCCTCGAGAAGGCATCGACGCCTTACTTGCCTATCTCAATAGTGATGCGCGCCTAAACCCGATTTCCTATAAAGAATCATTACACAACGAGCAACCGTTCTATCGCACTAAGGTCAAACTCAAAAAAGAAATTGTGACTTTGGGGGTTGAGGGTATTGACCCGAATCAATCGGTTGGTACCTATGTCAAACCCAAAGACTGGAATGCGTTAATAAGCGATCCTGAAGTATTTGTCGTCGATACTCGTAATGACTATGAAATTGAAATAGGCACGTTTAAACACGCAGTGGATCCAAATACCAAAACATTTCGTGAATTTCCGGAGTATGTCGCCCAAAATATGGATCCAGCAAAGCACAAAAAAGTGGCCATGTTCTGCACTGGAGGCATTCGTTGTGAAAAATCCACTGCCTTTATGAAACAACAGGGTTTCTCTGAGGTGTATCACCTTGAAGGTGGTATTTTGCAATATCTCGAGGATGTGCCTAAGGATGAGAGTCTATGGGAGGGTGACTGCTTCGTGTTTGACAATCGTGTCGCCGTTAATCACGACTTGGAAAAAAGTCATTACGACCAGTGTTATGGCTGTCGCTTACCAATCACGGAAGAAGATAAACAATCACCTCAATATGAAGCGGGCGTAACGTGTCCAAAATGTTTCGGTACACATTCAGAAGACCAACTCGAGCGATTCCGTGAAAGAGAAAAGCAGGTTCAGCTAGCAAAAGAACGCCAAGAGGTCCATATGGGCAGTGAGGCACGTGATGTGACGAAACAACGTCGACTTGCTAAAGCCCAAGCGCAACGCGAAAGACAACTAGCAAAGAATCAACAAGATAACTAATATAGCTAAAATTTAGTACTTTGGGTTAGTTGCTTCAATCTCAATTTACTGTAATATCTTATTAAATTGTATGAAGGAAGTAAGTATGTCGAAAGTTGACCTATCGCCGGAGGAGCTGGCCAGCATTAAGGAAGAATTCAACTTCTTTGATAAAGACAAAAATGGTCTTATCGAGTTACCAGAGTTTATTGAGCTCCTAACTGTGTTAAGCCCTAAAACTAAAGTCAAAGCGGTTGAAGAAGGCTTTTCTCTGATTGATAAGAACCACGATGGATCGATTGACTTTGATGAATTTGTCAAATGGTGGCAGGAAGGCTGGTGGGAGTATTAATCTAACCATTCACACCAAGTGTTTTACTCTTAATCCTCGGCTTCTGGCCGAGGTTTTCGTTTAATAGGGACATGTCCTATATCCGTACCAGAAGTATTATCGACACGTTTTGTGTGTGTTTTGGGTGCTTTTGATGTCGGTTTTTTCTTAAACGTTTTCGTTTGCTCTGTTGAAAGCTTCTTCTTTATGGCTTTTCCTTTGAACTCGCCGGGTAGAGCAGGGTGAGCATGAACTGGTAATTCCTGAGTAATGTGTTTGCTCAATGCGCGATAACTTTGCCAATCACGCGGGCCGACGAAGGATATAGCAGTGCCCTTTTCTCCTGCACGACCAGTTCTGCCGACGCGGTGAACAAATTCCTCAACGTGTTTGGGTAAGTCAAAGTTGATGACTAAATTGACTTTCCGCAAATCTAATCCACGAGCACCCAAGTCAGTACATACCAAAATATCATGTTGCCCATTCCCAAAGGCGTTAATGACATTAGCTCGCTGGTTCTGTAACAAATCACCA encodes:
- a CDS encoding pyridoxal phosphate-dependent aminotransferase; protein product: MVLVNKSSKLDNVCYDIRGPIHEKARIMEEEGHRILKLNIGNPAPFGFEAPDDILKDVIYNLPSAQGYSEATGIYAAKVAVMQYYQQKAVMGISAQDVFIGNGVSEMIMMSMQALLDTGDEVLLPAPDYPLWTAAVSLSSGTPVHYRCDEQAGWFPDLDDIRGKITANTKAIVLINPNNPTGAVYSKELLLSIIDIAREHNLVIFSDEIYDKILYDEAQHTCIASLADDLFMVTFSGLSKNYRVAGFRAGWLVVSGNKRIAREYINGLNMLSSMRMCANVPCQHAIQTALGGYQSINDLVHDGGRLLQQRNMAYDKLNQIEGITCVKPMGALYAFARVDAEKFRIRNDEQMIFDLLQEEKMLLVHGRAFNLNEGCYFRLVFLPHTDVLSSAFSRLERFFSTYQQG
- the yejK gene encoding nucleoid-associated protein YejK — translated: MSILIHHFVMHQLRANEKGAMSLVPNASCVALNQATTTLAQEIQQVFASKPSKGIGSFVLAESQVDVEDDGTPPEALVPFVELLSNAFSSDDAFLHMSTQASQSLITTMAQDNIVETGFIVFSHYEFLATEYLFIGIINTKQHVEVSEDLELLYSDHLDIAKMQLALRIDLTAWKVQPEQERYISFIKGRMGRKVSDFFMRFLQCEEKVDVKQQNQQLLTTVETYLAEESLSVDEKNTSLAEVQDYYKKQINSGNNIKVSDLADVLPKRVDENEVADFSVFAAHLETPLEPEFQPDGAAVRKLARFSGQGGGVTVAFDRKLLGDKVHYDPVTDTLVIKGIPPNLKDQLTKAQD
- a CDS encoding DUF1414 domain-containing protein produces the protein MPVQSQYNDAQYNEILEQVLAVLEQNNVKTDLALMVLGDALTHIFNQRVDAKVRQKLATQFCEVLIRTIKE
- a CDS encoding DUF3413 domain-containing protein → MLLGESPRRQRVSRLVSWGHWFAFYNILVALVIASMYIFAEPLPESLLGQIYLVMNWLGHVSFLTFMGFVIAIIPLCYLINNSRLVKGLSSTIAALGQAILAFDALLYHRTGLHISWQESELVVDETVQQVATFGTEQLLFFGLLFVVWLSFQLLIANAIWQRIDRFSRQRIEQSVIGIFLACFIGAHGLHIWADAKLYQPIVQQDNMFPLSYPATAKTTLSRYGLLDIEDYNQRKSIQFAFAIDALNYPTQPIYCPVAIDKPWLVFFATEHLAADSLPFSLNQAPYYRSSASPESQIKTMTYGLPNLYHQYLRTTNPVLFDLLFGFGIDVYMDVPADTYLATRNIRSFSLKETTEFSNAVYIIYSDALSISTALQGLDRESVNILILSPSNDAQKLGVAYSTLSMNSALVLNEDIPATLMNSMGCNVASDTYSTGKPIQSEQRPWHVTTEDNRVVIFNDDSISYIESNGASYSVSSQTGALINQELNTQIFNRSMKHLSQFAR
- a CDS encoding D-glycero-beta-D-manno-heptose 1,7-bisphosphate 7-phosphatase; this encodes MRNKAVFFDRDGIINIDKGYVSDSDDFEFVDGIHALIRHINSKKLQCIVVTNQSGIARGMYSVEQFKRLTQWMLDTLLSDAAIIDDVYFCPHHPSAGDTSNTRKCICRKPQPGMLFFASVEHDIDLTQSIMIGDSERDIEAAIIANLKQAIWVTSTTDPVALERLHYTKEAYQADTQITIVPTVSSILATLRID
- a CDS encoding rhodanese-related sulfurtransferase — encoded protein: MTQYIVCAMYKFVALENFKEMRQPLLDVMLQNHIKGTLLLASEGINGTISGPREGIDALLAYLNSDARLNPISYKESLHNEQPFYRTKVKLKKEIVTLGVEGIDPNQSVGTYVKPKDWNALISDPEVFVVDTRNDYEIEIGTFKHAVDPNTKTFREFPEYVAQNMDPAKHKKVAMFCTGGIRCEKSTAFMKQQGFSEVYHLEGGILQYLEDVPKDESLWEGDCFVFDNRVAVNHDLEKSHYDQCYGCRLPITEEDKQSPQYEAGVTCPKCFGTHSEDQLERFREREKQVQLAKERQEVHMGSEARDVTKQRRLAKAQAQRERQLAKNQQDN
- the yfbR gene encoding 5'-deoxynucleotidase; protein product: MMKQQSAFLAWILRMPLIKRWALMHSIKSENVAEHSHQVAVIAHLLAVIRNTYFGGNINPDKVATTALYHEVSETKLQDINHVTKYHNPALTAEFKKLEALAEQECLATLPPKLQPLFDSLLIQNNVDPEYKQIVKAADLLSAYLKAKDELRFGNHEFDHVAQRLSIMIQNFAEDMPEVEFFLETFAELCAVSVDELSHN
- a CDS encoding hybrid sensor histidine kinase/response regulator → MQPQSQLNKFIEDSQRLGSFEFNYVSGEMLWSQGMYQVFDCDIENYSPVIEQHSIFFNADDMEKITSALKQLERFQKPFELITTIRTAKNKQKKIKLSMTGEFVDGVIHRRFGTAQDVTLEIKEQEESAFFRERVNLALYASNTGTWDYHVASDKLYWDDSMFVLFDVVSAHDIRGFSSWVDMIHPEDRKEFIDNFNQGSKGLLENNTLLITSRIMTALGRIAFIKINARFYIDETGQNFRIVGTCVDTTESEIIQQEIVNQATLAQENMIKAQDATNARTRFLANMSHEIRTPMNTIMGALQILQSYDLDADSQSLIEMAMQSSNDLLSLINDILDLSKIDSHEMALESIAVDITDLGKKAIDKFKLQLQKPLKLDIEISPGFNPKRSTDPIRINQVLNNFLANAIKFTQTGAVLLRISGDTENVSFSVKDTGIGIPAAKLNSIFEPFKQADESTTRHFGGTGLGLAICKSIAELMGGEIKVSSIVGVGSTFIFSVPMAITTLQKIPTNIKHFDYTKR
- a CDS encoding DUF2189 domain-containing protein, whose translation is MSRHFDEMPETAISKSGISRVIPCKELELGDPIKWLSLALQDWQRAPIISLFYGLIFAFIPWVITYWVAMTGWHLVILPAIVCFMLIGPFLAAGLYDVSWEIEKQHEPSLRHSLRAIRRNTVNEWAFGVMLMIFMVFWLRVASLIHALYPAYLDPNFTNLLPFLVLGVGVGAVFTAIVFFITAFTQPILMERQVDLATAVLTSINAVWLNKMPMLIWSGIIFSAVAIGFVTGFLGFIFLMPLIGYASWHAYIDTIETKRERNYE
- a CDS encoding EF-hand domain-containing protein; the protein is MSKVDLSPEELASIKEEFNFFDKDKNGLIELPEFIELLTVLSPKTKVKAVEEGFSLIDKNHDGSIDFDEFVKWWQEGWWEY
- a CDS encoding 6-carboxytetrahydropterin synthase, whose amino-acid sequence is MQLFVNDLTVMDFSYLCPERGMVGESWIVDVELDGDLNEESMIQDFAIVKKQLKSLIDQYVDHKLLIPVEHEFTKVVRDLPDELVRVDFVRPEQKSIHLTCPADAYAFIYANTITMASVGEYLQDILAIHLPNNVAGINLSLRTEHIPTAFYHYTHGLKKHDGNCQRIAHGHRSKIHIYYNDQNQPEAEAHWASRWADIYIGTREDEVMCDQLSQYYPEISDVTHVAFRYTASQGDFELAIPRSECEVIELDTTVECLAQYVLTEEQARSGQAKVTVMAFEGVGKGAKISTLS